From Paenibacillus polymyxa, the proteins below share one genomic window:
- a CDS encoding precorrin-2 dehydrogenase/sirohydrochlorin ferrochelatase family protein — MQHFVPISLNCNNKLCCVVGGGRIAERKVKGVMESGASITVISPNITPDLQILADHKQLHWVNRVYREGDLQGAFLVYAATNQREVNNKVAHEARQRGILVNVADRSEEGDFITPGIIRRGRLTISISTEGAGPAVTADITSALDTLFGSEYEPYLDFMHDMRQVIKRKISSPQQRTKLLRRLASSGILEQIRRHEFMAWTEKEIDLWIAQNQEE; from the coding sequence TTGCAGCATTTTGTCCCGATTTCGTTGAATTGTAACAATAAGCTCTGTTGTGTTGTAGGCGGCGGCAGGATTGCGGAACGAAAGGTTAAGGGGGTGATGGAAAGTGGGGCATCCATTACCGTCATTAGCCCGAATATAACGCCGGATTTGCAGATCCTGGCCGATCACAAGCAGCTCCACTGGGTAAATCGCGTATATCGCGAGGGTGACCTCCAGGGAGCCTTTCTTGTATATGCCGCTACGAACCAGAGAGAAGTGAATAATAAGGTTGCGCATGAGGCCAGACAAAGGGGTATACTGGTAAATGTGGCGGATCGCTCGGAAGAGGGAGATTTTATAACGCCGGGCATCATCCGACGAGGGAGACTGACGATTAGTATTTCCACCGAAGGGGCAGGCCCCGCTGTGACCGCTGATATTACATCAGCCCTGGATACGTTGTTCGGTAGCGAATACGAGCCTTATCTGGATTTCATGCACGATATGCGACAAGTCATCAAACGCAAGATAAGTTCCCCACAACAAAGGACCAAACTATTAAGACGCTTGGCGAGTAGCGGAATTTTGGAACAGATACGACGTCATGAATTTATGGCTTGGACCGAAAAAGAAATAGATCTATGGATTGCGCAAAATCAGGAGGAATAA
- a CDS encoding LysM peptidoglycan-binding domain-containing protein: MNKQQNDQPQGLRFDIYERIHLTEEAAGIAELEEIELLPRIQVVTHGDHAALRGHLLLEGVYRTPEQITSELHHLIPVEITIPLNRVGRLEDISVEIENFDVDLLSLRSLNITGVLSLHGVESSHAEETAVWLDEEFTVVHAPEHPAPSLYGAGEHRHEEVYSTQDSVYNNISDPETSYKVPAQQESAYWEQSSEDQGEQKPSLEHQAYDPRVDPNRYYEPWTGKVVEDSSSEVKHEQEASEVWAFQQEEAGTEGNEPKVSSASPNVAYDPLLSEPHSATESEIYLEPQLEASQGNDFDFRPEASEQVNHEVQDTFTEEKPEMRVALNSKKNEGADEPDPVVYSSLLQSSRSVKEAEHQQQLEHEPQGQDQKAEEEREDAKWKNLFFHTQDETPFRKVRLCIVQREDTLETIADRYQLSTRELQLYNRLAEHHVEEGQVLYIP; this comes from the coding sequence TTGAATAAACAACAGAATGATCAGCCGCAAGGCTTGCGTTTTGATATTTATGAACGCATTCATTTGACGGAGGAAGCTGCCGGGATTGCCGAGTTGGAGGAAATTGAGCTTCTGCCACGCATTCAGGTTGTAACCCACGGCGACCATGCCGCTTTGCGAGGGCATTTGCTGCTGGAGGGCGTGTACCGCACACCTGAACAGATCACGAGCGAGCTTCATCATTTGATCCCTGTGGAAATTACCATTCCGCTTAACCGGGTAGGAAGATTGGAAGATATCTCCGTGGAGATTGAAAATTTTGATGTGGACCTGCTCTCTTTACGTAGTCTAAACATTACAGGGGTGCTTTCTTTGCATGGGGTGGAAAGCTCGCATGCAGAGGAGACGGCGGTTTGGCTGGATGAGGAATTTACTGTGGTGCATGCACCTGAACATCCGGCTCCATCTCTTTACGGCGCTGGAGAGCATCGTCACGAAGAGGTTTATTCTACCCAAGACTCGGTGTACAACAACATTTCAGACCCGGAAACTTCATACAAAGTACCAGCACAACAAGAGTCAGCTTACTGGGAACAGTCGTCAGAGGATCAAGGGGAACAGAAGCCATCATTGGAGCATCAAGCTTATGATCCGAGAGTAGATCCGAACCGATATTATGAGCCGTGGACGGGAAAAGTAGTTGAAGACAGCTCTTCCGAAGTTAAGCATGAGCAGGAGGCGTCGGAAGTGTGGGCATTTCAGCAAGAGGAAGCAGGGACGGAAGGGAACGAGCCCAAAGTATCCTCTGCATCTCCTAATGTAGCATACGACCCTTTGCTGTCAGAGCCACATTCTGCCACAGAGTCGGAGATTTATCTGGAGCCGCAGTTGGAAGCAAGTCAGGGGAATGACTTTGACTTCAGGCCTGAAGCGTCAGAACAGGTAAACCATGAAGTTCAGGATACCTTTACTGAGGAAAAGCCAGAGATGCGCGTGGCGCTTAACAGTAAAAAGAATGAAGGAGCAGACGAGCCGGACCCGGTTGTCTACTCATCATTGCTTCAATCCAGCCGTTCGGTGAAGGAAGCCGAACACCAGCAGCAGCTGGAACATGAACCGCAAGGTCAGGATCAGAAAGCCGAGGAAGAGCGTGAGGATGCCAAGTGGAAAAATCTTTTTTTCCATACACAGGATGAAACGCCTTTCCGCAAGGTGCGGTTATGCATTGTACAGCGCGAGGATACACTGGAAACGATAGCAGACCGTTATCAGCTCAGCACACGGGAGCTTCAATTGTATAATAGATTGGCAGAGCATCATGTAGAAGAAGGGCAGGTATTGTACATCCCTTGA
- a CDS encoding RluA family pseudouridine synthase produces MSWKGSWKRRGPWLEVTPGREIATDENRAEAVDRWLLNRLGLPDKLWRRLRHEKGIELTGDRLRLALFPVVDLGVIPRWYDLKILYEDDFCLVVHKPAGMAVHPDGGVKDGPLTLDHAVASYYEINDIHTAVRHVHRLDVDTTGPVLYAKNEFSLLKLDEQMRAKDIGRRYVALVRGKVPPSLRTLDWPIGKDRHHKQRRRVSPTGQKAVTHVEVGEVWGSGPNAVSLVYLTLETGRTHQIRVHLSHAGYPLLGDVLYGGRAADFGRQALHGESLTFCHPLSGETIIVEDAWPDDFQKLHKQL; encoded by the coding sequence ATGAGTTGGAAAGGCAGCTGGAAAAGAAGAGGACCGTGGCTGGAAGTCACACCAGGGCGAGAAATTGCAACTGATGAAAATCGCGCTGAAGCTGTGGACCGCTGGTTGCTGAACCGTCTGGGATTACCGGACAAGCTGTGGCGCAGGCTACGGCATGAAAAAGGGATTGAACTTACAGGGGACCGGCTACGGCTGGCCCTTTTTCCTGTAGTGGACCTCGGCGTCATCCCACGTTGGTATGATTTGAAGATACTATACGAGGATGATTTTTGCTTGGTTGTACACAAACCAGCGGGGATGGCGGTCCATCCAGACGGTGGTGTAAAGGATGGTCCGCTAACATTGGATCATGCTGTCGCATCCTACTATGAAATCAACGACATTCATACAGCAGTACGGCATGTACATCGTCTGGATGTGGACACGACAGGCCCGGTGCTATATGCCAAAAATGAATTTTCGTTGCTCAAGCTGGACGAACAAATGCGAGCTAAAGACATCGGTCGTCGCTATGTAGCTTTGGTACGAGGGAAAGTACCTCCATCGCTGCGGACGTTGGATTGGCCGATTGGCAAGGATAGGCATCATAAACAGCGCCGCCGTGTATCCCCAACTGGACAGAAGGCGGTTACCCATGTGGAAGTTGGTGAAGTATGGGGGAGTGGTCCGAATGCGGTCAGTCTCGTGTATCTGACGCTGGAGACAGGTCGGACGCACCAGATACGCGTACATCTTAGTCATGCTGGCTATCCTTTGCTTGGGGACGTATTATACGGCGGTCGTGCTGCTGATTTTGGCAGACAGGCCCTTCACGGAGAGAGCCTCACCTTCTGTCATCCGCTGAGCGGCGAAACGATTATCGTCGAGGATGCTTGGCCGGATGATTTTCAAAAGCTGCACAAACAGCTATAA
- the hemL gene encoding glutamate-1-semialdehyde 2,1-aminomutase, with protein sequence MIDEQRTVRKDTRSKAAFDEAKQYIPGGVNSPVRAFKSVGITPVYIDRGEGSRVYDIDGQSYIDYVCSWGPLIMGHAHPEVVKALQAAVVKGTSFGAPTLAETEMAKLVCERVPSMDIVRMVNSGTEATMSAIRLARGFTKRSKILKFEGSYHGHADSLLIKAGSGVATLGLPDSPGVPEVVATHTITVPYNDLASVKLAFEKFGEEIAAIIVEPVAGNMGVVPPQPGFLEGLREVTRQYGSLLIFDEVMTGFRVGLHSAQGRFGVTPDLTCLGKVIGGGLPVGAYGGRRDILEQIAPSGPIYQAGTLSGNPLAMAAGYSTLKLLTPEVYDRLEERAARLQAGFEHNARELGIPVTINRVGSMVCPFFTDEKVVNFDTAKTSNQDHFRRYFTEMVNEGVSVAPSQFEGMFVSGVHTVEDIDATIEANYRALKRL encoded by the coding sequence ATGATCGACGAACAACGAACGGTACGCAAGGATACGCGTTCCAAAGCAGCCTTTGATGAGGCAAAACAATATATTCCGGGTGGCGTAAACAGTCCGGTTCGAGCTTTTAAATCCGTGGGTATAACACCGGTATATATTGATCGTGGGGAAGGATCACGTGTATATGATATCGACGGTCAATCCTATATAGACTATGTATGTTCGTGGGGACCGCTTATTATGGGTCATGCGCACCCTGAAGTGGTTAAAGCCTTACAGGCTGCTGTTGTAAAAGGAACCAGCTTCGGAGCCCCAACGCTTGCGGAAACGGAAATGGCCAAGCTCGTATGTGAGCGTGTTCCTTCTATGGACATTGTTCGAATGGTCAACTCGGGAACCGAGGCAACAATGAGTGCGATCCGACTCGCGCGTGGATTTACGAAACGCAGTAAAATCCTTAAATTTGAAGGTTCTTATCACGGTCATGCAGACAGCTTGCTGATTAAAGCGGGCTCTGGTGTTGCCACCCTAGGTCTACCTGATAGTCCGGGTGTACCTGAAGTCGTGGCCACACATACAATCACTGTCCCTTATAATGATTTGGCGTCGGTGAAGCTGGCTTTTGAGAAATTTGGCGAAGAGATTGCTGCGATTATTGTCGAGCCAGTAGCCGGCAATATGGGTGTTGTACCGCCACAGCCTGGATTTTTGGAAGGTTTGCGTGAGGTAACCCGACAGTACGGAAGTCTGCTGATTTTTGATGAAGTCATGACTGGATTCCGGGTAGGACTTCATTCTGCTCAAGGGCGCTTTGGTGTGACGCCGGATCTTACGTGTCTGGGCAAAGTGATTGGTGGTGGCCTACCTGTAGGTGCATATGGCGGCCGTCGCGACATTCTAGAGCAAATTGCACCATCTGGCCCGATCTATCAAGCGGGCACGCTGAGCGGAAATCCGCTGGCTATGGCAGCAGGTTATTCGACGCTTAAATTGCTGACACCGGAAGTATATGATCGTCTGGAAGAACGGGCAGCACGGCTTCAGGCCGGATTCGAACATAACGCGCGTGAACTGGGTATTCCTGTCACGATCAACCGTGTCGGTTCTATGGTGTGTCCGTTCTTCACAGACGAGAAGGTTGTCAATTTTGACACTGCTAAAACGAGTAATCAGGACCACTTCCGCCGTTACTTTACTGAAATGGTCAATGAGGGCGTTAGTGTAGCTCCATCTCAATTTGAGGGCATGTTCGTATCAGGTGTGCATACAGTTGAGGATATTGATGCGACCATTGAAGCGAACTATCGCGCGCTCAAACGTCTATGA
- the hemB gene encoding porphobilinogen synthase, which translates to MSVPFTRHRRLRQSAAIRSMVRETVLNPSDFIQPIYVTFGTGVKQEISSMPGVYRFSLDRLEEELKEIIELGIPAVLLFGIPETKDSVGTSAFVDNGIVQEATRLIKSRYPELLVVADTCLCEFTDHGHCGMVHMHEHDGEVCGEVLNDESLEVLVRTAVSQARAGADIIAPSNMMDGFVQAIRQGLDLEGFSHIPIMSYSVKYASAFYGPFREAADSAPQFGDRKSYQMDPANAREALREAESDVMEGADMLMVKPSLSYLDVMRTIKDQFDLPMVAYNVSGEYAMVKAAALQGWIDEKAMVLEILTSMKRAGADMIITYSAKDAARWLKQ; encoded by the coding sequence ATGAGTGTCCCTTTTACCAGACATCGTCGTTTGCGTCAGTCAGCTGCCATCCGCAGTATGGTGCGTGAAACGGTATTGAATCCGTCTGATTTTATCCAACCGATCTACGTAACATTTGGTACTGGAGTGAAACAGGAGATTAGCTCCATGCCAGGTGTATACCGTTTTTCCCTGGATCGGCTGGAGGAAGAACTGAAAGAAATTATTGAGCTTGGCATTCCTGCTGTGCTCCTGTTTGGCATACCAGAAACCAAGGACAGTGTAGGGACTTCAGCTTTTGTAGACAACGGTATTGTTCAGGAAGCTACTCGTTTGATCAAATCGCGTTATCCCGAACTGCTGGTCGTGGCAGACACTTGTTTGTGTGAGTTTACGGACCATGGACACTGCGGTATGGTACACATGCATGAGCATGATGGTGAAGTGTGCGGTGAAGTATTGAATGATGAATCTCTGGAGGTGCTGGTACGTACAGCCGTTTCTCAGGCCAGAGCCGGTGCAGATATTATCGCTCCTTCTAATATGATGGACGGTTTTGTACAGGCGATTCGGCAGGGACTCGATCTGGAAGGTTTTTCACATATTCCAATTATGTCTTATTCCGTCAAATATGCGTCTGCTTTTTATGGTCCTTTCCGGGAAGCCGCTGATTCTGCGCCGCAGTTTGGTGACCGCAAATCCTATCAGATGGACCCTGCCAATGCACGTGAGGCGTTGCGGGAAGCGGAGTCTGACGTGATGGAGGGTGCAGACATGCTGATGGTGAAGCCTTCTCTTTCTTATCTGGATGTAATGCGCACCATTAAGGACCAATTTGATTTGCCTATGGTGGCTTACAATGTCAGTGGTGAATATGCAATGGTCAAAGCGGCAGCCCTCCAAGGCTGGATTGATGAAAAGGCGATGGTGCTGGAGATTCTGACAAGCATGAAGCGTGCCGGTGCAGATATGATTATTACCTATTCTGCCAAGGATGCGGCAAGATGGTTGAAGCAATAA
- the ccsA gene encoding cytochrome c biogenesis protein CcsA, producing MASGMLIYDSMIYVFALSLLFVFSDGIRRNANAKRTGTGLLIVVVMLQLVFMGMRTWNEGHLPIFVTYDFLFLFSFILVLISLILSRYQRSEFAVLLLNIISFAVLVLNNIWMEPIDNPLGNWHTVHGLLLIHIALANLGFVAMTVAAVFSGLYLFLHRKLKVKKWNDTIKRLPSLEMMDRYTHMALLIGTPLLGVSIVVAVISIIAEERWRLLLDTKVLMTAIALCVYIVFLVSKRLNQRSGLVMAKWSLVGYTLLILNFLLNSWSVFHQWTGE from the coding sequence GTGGCCTCAGGCATGCTTATATATGATTCAATGATTTATGTTTTTGCCCTGAGCCTTCTGTTTGTATTTTCGGATGGAATTCGTCGCAATGCGAATGCTAAACGGACAGGTACAGGGCTTCTTATTGTCGTTGTAATGCTCCAGCTTGTTTTTATGGGAATGCGAACCTGGAATGAAGGGCATCTTCCTATTTTTGTGACCTACGACTTTCTGTTTCTGTTCTCATTTATCCTGGTACTGATTTCTTTGATTCTGTCACGTTATCAGCGATCGGAATTTGCGGTGTTGCTGCTTAATATCATTAGTTTTGCTGTTCTTGTGCTCAACAATATATGGATGGAGCCGATCGACAACCCGCTTGGAAATTGGCATACCGTACATGGGCTGCTTCTGATTCATATTGCGCTGGCTAATCTTGGCTTTGTCGCGATGACGGTAGCGGCTGTATTTTCGGGGTTGTATCTGTTTTTGCATCGTAAATTGAAAGTCAAGAAATGGAATGACACGATCAAGCGCCTGCCGAGTCTGGAAATGATGGATCGGTATACACATATGGCGCTTTTAATTGGTACTCCTTTGCTGGGAGTTTCTATTGTTGTTGCTGTTATTTCTATTATTGCCGAGGAACGCTGGCGTCTTTTGCTAGATACCAAAGTGCTGATGACAGCGATTGCCTTATGCGTGTATATTGTATTTTTAGTGAGCAAAAGATTGAACCAGCGTTCTGGCCTGGTCATGGCAAAGTGGTCTTTGGTTGGCTACACGCTACTCATTCTTAATTTTTTGCTGAATTCCTGGTCTGTATTTCATCAGTGGACGGGGGAGTGA
- the hemC gene encoding hydroxymethylbilane synthase, whose amino-acid sequence MRTIVVGSRQSALALTQTGHVIEDLNALCAEHGLDLQFFVKKILTKGDRILDVTLSKVGGKGLFVKEIEQAMLAGEIDMAVHSMKDMPSELPEGLVNGAVPRREDPRDCLITLGAKSLEDLPSGAKVGTSSLRRASQIKSMRPDLQLEPVRGNIDSRLKKLETEDFDAIILAAAGLHRMGWKDRITSYIPEEACLPAVGQGALGIECRASDEELLALLKLYNHQDTSATVAAERTFLGVLNGGCQVPIGAHAVWAGQEISLTGMVGSPDGEVILKETLQGNDPQKLGEAVAASLIAKGAEQILAQVRG is encoded by the coding sequence ATGCGAACAATTGTGGTAGGCAGCAGACAGAGCGCTCTGGCGTTAACTCAGACCGGGCATGTCATTGAGGATTTGAATGCACTGTGCGCGGAGCATGGATTGGATTTACAATTTTTCGTGAAGAAAATCCTGACCAAGGGTGATCGAATATTAGATGTAACCTTGTCCAAAGTGGGTGGCAAAGGACTTTTTGTCAAAGAGATTGAACAGGCCATGCTGGCTGGTGAGATTGATATGGCAGTACATAGTATGAAGGATATGCCGTCCGAATTGCCAGAAGGTCTTGTCAATGGCGCTGTGCCGCGCCGTGAGGACCCACGCGATTGCCTGATCACATTGGGCGCCAAGAGTCTGGAGGATTTGCCTTCAGGAGCCAAGGTGGGCACAAGCAGCTTGCGCAGAGCCAGTCAAATCAAGTCCATGCGACCTGATCTACAATTAGAGCCAGTACGTGGCAATATTGATTCCCGTTTGAAAAAGCTGGAGACGGAAGATTTTGATGCCATCATTTTGGCAGCAGCAGGTTTGCACCGGATGGGCTGGAAAGACCGAATTACGTCCTATATACCGGAGGAGGCATGTTTGCCGGCAGTGGGACAGGGAGCGCTCGGTATTGAATGCCGTGCGAGCGATGAAGAGCTATTGGCATTGTTGAAACTCTACAACCACCAGGATACCTCGGCCACGGTTGCGGCTGAGCGAACCTTTCTGGGTGTGTTAAATGGGGGATGCCAAGTGCCAATCGGAGCTCATGCGGTTTGGGCTGGTCAAGAAATCAGCCTCACAGGGATGGTAGGTTCGCCAGATGGCGAGGTTATTTTGAAGGAAACGCTCCAGGGAAATGATCCGCAGAAGCTGGGAGAAGCGGTGGCGGCCAGTTTGATAGCCAAAGGAGCGGAACAGATTCTGGCGCAGGTGAGGGGATAA
- the cobA gene encoding uroporphyrinogen-III C-methyltransferase — MVGKVYLVGAGPGDARLITVKGWECIQLGDVIVYDRLASPRLLGLMKPGAQKIYVGKLPDRHTMKQEEINQLLVDLALEGKTVVRLKGGDPTIFGRVGEEAGLLRKHGISYEIIPGITSAISVPAYAGIPVTHREMASSLSIITGHESPDKLDKSIHWDKVTNATGTLIFMMGVAKIGYISDQLIKHGKPSDTPVALIRWGTRAEQDTLVGTLADIEAKVKAANFQPPAVIVVGEVVNQREQLKWAEDMPLFGKRILVTRARAQASSLVHRIEELGGEPYEFPVIQTVVPSDEQAKQKIKEAFARLPEYDWVFFTSVNGVEYFFTHLKEQGKDVRALYKARIAAVGPATADALRKHGIVAEQIEGPFQAEGLLETFEQDLQPGQNVFLPRGDLARSWLPEQLREIGLHVTEADLYQTVLAANTQDDELLKLLEERAIHAITFTSSSTVTYFMEALRQMGISDPVSLLEGVTIAVIGPLTGETATQAGLTVSLMSEKATIESLIQSLCDWKQSSTVMTL, encoded by the coding sequence ATGGTGGGAAAGGTATATTTAGTAGGTGCAGGACCCGGAGATGCAAGATTAATTACGGTCAAGGGTTGGGAGTGCATTCAACTGGGCGATGTCATTGTGTATGACAGACTGGCAAGCCCTCGCCTCTTGGGGCTGATGAAGCCAGGGGCCCAAAAAATATATGTCGGCAAACTGCCAGATCGTCACACCATGAAGCAAGAGGAAATTAATCAGCTGCTGGTGGATTTAGCCTTGGAAGGAAAGACAGTCGTCCGGCTCAAAGGGGGAGACCCCACTATTTTTGGACGAGTCGGCGAGGAAGCCGGGCTACTGCGTAAACACGGTATTTCCTATGAAATCATACCTGGCATCACATCAGCCATCAGCGTGCCTGCCTATGCAGGCATTCCTGTTACGCATCGGGAGATGGCCTCGTCGCTGTCTATCATTACAGGTCATGAAAGTCCTGATAAACTAGATAAAAGTATTCATTGGGATAAAGTAACGAACGCAACGGGTACACTGATCTTTATGATGGGTGTAGCGAAGATCGGCTATATTAGTGATCAGCTGATAAAGCATGGTAAGCCGTCCGATACTCCAGTTGCTTTGATCCGTTGGGGGACCCGCGCCGAGCAAGATACGCTAGTGGGTACGCTGGCGGATATTGAAGCCAAGGTGAAGGCAGCGAATTTTCAACCGCCCGCCGTCATCGTTGTCGGAGAAGTGGTCAATCAGCGTGAACAATTAAAATGGGCAGAGGATATGCCTTTGTTTGGGAAGCGAATTTTGGTTACTCGCGCACGCGCGCAGGCCAGCAGTCTGGTTCACCGGATTGAGGAGCTTGGCGGCGAACCTTATGAGTTCCCAGTTATCCAGACCGTCGTCCCTTCGGACGAGCAGGCAAAACAGAAGATCAAAGAGGCGTTTGCGCGACTTCCTGAATATGACTGGGTGTTTTTTACCAGCGTTAACGGAGTGGAATACTTTTTCACTCATTTAAAGGAACAGGGCAAGGATGTACGTGCGCTATACAAAGCTCGTATTGCCGCAGTTGGACCAGCCACAGCAGACGCACTTCGAAAACACGGAATTGTAGCAGAACAGATCGAAGGTCCTTTTCAGGCAGAGGGACTGCTTGAAACGTTTGAGCAAGATTTGCAACCAGGGCAAAACGTATTTCTTCCAAGAGGTGATCTCGCTCGCTCATGGCTGCCGGAGCAGCTGAGAGAGATAGGACTGCATGTGACCGAGGCTGATTTGTATCAAACGGTGCTGGCTGCCAACACACAGGATGATGAACTTCTCAAGCTGCTGGAGGAGCGTGCCATTCACGCGATTACGTTTACCAGTTCCTCAACCGTAACCTATTTCATGGAAGCCCTCAGACAAATGGGGATCAGTGATCCAGTATCGCTGCTGGAGGGAGTTACGATCGCTGTGATTGGCCCCTTGACTGGTGAGACAGCAACCCAAGCCGGATTGACTGTCAGTTTGATGTCAGAGAAGGCGACTATCGAAAGTCTAATTCAATCTCTATGTGACTGGAAACAATCAAGTACGGTTATGACATTATAA